A single genomic interval of Hafnia alvei harbors:
- a CDS encoding DUF421 domain-containing protein gives MQSFDLKRMAFDKVPPDFLAEVAVRCLFTFFLVFIFLKMTGRRGVRQMSLFEVVVILTLGSAAGDVAFYDDVPMLPVFTVFICIMLLYRFSTFLMSKSERIQTWMEGKPLVIIRDGTFIWETLNRENITHDEFFMELRQEGVEHLGQVRLAILEVNGSISVYFFDNDSVRYGLPVLPNSCIKKVDKILDIGTYACSECSLIEHQVAGCSPVCPRCGNQCWVEAKNNSRVN, from the coding sequence ATGCAATCCTTTGATTTGAAACGTATGGCCTTCGATAAGGTGCCGCCAGATTTTCTTGCGGAAGTTGCGGTGCGCTGCTTATTTACATTCTTTTTGGTATTTATCTTTCTCAAAATGACGGGGCGCCGCGGCGTGCGGCAAATGTCGCTGTTTGAAGTGGTGGTCATCTTAACGTTAGGATCTGCGGCGGGTGATGTAGCGTTTTATGACGATGTCCCTATGCTGCCGGTTTTTACCGTCTTTATTTGCATCATGCTGCTTTATCGTTTTTCAACGTTCTTGATGTCTAAAAGTGAAAGAATTCAGACTTGGATGGAAGGTAAACCGTTGGTCATTATCCGTGACGGTACGTTTATCTGGGAAACCTTAAACCGCGAAAATATTACTCACGATGAATTTTTTATGGAGTTGAGGCAAGAGGGCGTTGAACACTTGGGACAAGTGCGGTTGGCCATTCTGGAAGTTAATGGTTCTATCAGCGTCTACTTTTTTGATAACGACAGCGTTCGATACGGACTTCCTGTGTTGCCAAACAGCTGCATTAAAAAAGTAGATAAGATTTTAGATATAGGCACATACGCGTGCAGCGAATGCAGCTTGATTGAACATCAAGTTGCGGGGTGTTCGCCGGTCTGCCCGCGCTGTGGAAATCAATGCTGGGTAGAGGCCAAAAATAACAGTCGGGTAAACTGA
- the serC gene encoding 3-phosphoserine/phosphohydroxythreonine transaminase produces the protein MTQVYNFSAGPAMMPVEVLRRAEQELCNWNGLGTSVMEISHRGKEFMQVAAQAEQDLRSLLKVPDNYKILFCHGGARAQFAAVPLNLLGDSNSADYMDGGYWAHSAINEAQKYCTPNVVDIKTTDDNGLQAIKPMHDWTLSDNAAYVHYCPNETIDGIAIDEEPDFGDKIVVADLSSTILSRPIDVSRYGVIYAGAQKNIGPAGITVVIVREDLLGKARQELPSILDYTVLAENDSMFNTPPTFAWYLSGMVFKWLKEQGGLIEMEKRNKAKADLLYSAIDRSDFYRNGVALQNRSRMNVPFQMANPALDPLFLQEAKAIGLVALKGHRVAGGMRASIYNAMSIEGVKALTDFMADFERRHG, from the coding sequence ATGACACAGGTGTACAATTTTAGTGCTGGCCCAGCAATGATGCCGGTAGAAGTATTGCGTCGTGCTGAACAAGAACTGTGTAACTGGAATGGCCTGGGTACTTCGGTCATGGAAATCAGCCACCGCGGTAAAGAGTTTATGCAGGTCGCGGCGCAGGCTGAACAAGATTTGCGTTCTCTGCTGAAAGTTCCTGATAACTATAAAATCTTATTCTGCCACGGCGGTGCGCGTGCGCAATTTGCCGCGGTTCCGTTAAATCTGCTGGGCGATAGCAACTCAGCTGATTATATGGACGGTGGTTACTGGGCACATAGCGCGATTAATGAAGCACAGAAATACTGCACGCCGAATGTTGTTGATATTAAGACCACCGACGATAATGGCCTCCAAGCGATCAAGCCGATGCATGATTGGACGCTGAGCGACAATGCTGCCTATGTGCATTATTGCCCAAACGAAACCATTGATGGCATTGCCATCGATGAAGAGCCTGATTTTGGCGATAAAATCGTTGTTGCCGATCTCTCTTCCACCATTCTTTCTCGCCCAATTGATGTTAGCCGTTATGGCGTGATTTATGCCGGAGCGCAAAAAAACATCGGTCCCGCGGGGATCACCGTGGTTATTGTGCGTGAAGATTTGCTGGGCAAAGCTCGCCAAGAACTACCATCGATTCTCGATTACACCGTTTTGGCTGAAAACGATTCTATGTTCAACACACCACCGACTTTTGCATGGTATCTCTCAGGCATGGTATTCAAATGGCTGAAAGAGCAGGGCGGCCTGATTGAGATGGAAAAACGCAATAAAGCTAAAGCTGACCTTCTTTATAGCGCTATCGATCGCAGTGATTTTTATCGTAATGGCGTGGCATTACAAAATCGTTCACGTATGAACGTGCCGTTCCAGATGGCAAATCCTGCATTAGACCCGTTGTTCTTACAGGAAGCGAAGGCCATTGGCTTAGTCGCTTTGAAAGGCCACCGCGTGGCGGGGGGAATGAGAGCGTCGATTTATAATGCGATGTCGATTGAAGGTGTTAAAGCGCTGACCGACTTTATGGCTGATTTTGAACGCCGTCATGGATAA
- the aroA gene encoding 3-phosphoshikimate 1-carboxyvinyltransferase: protein MRDSLILQPIAHFSGEINLPGSKSVSNRALLLSALASGTTCLHNLLDSDDVRHMLTALKQLGIHFQLSDGHTRCEITGNAGALKAQSALELFLGNAGTAMRPLAAALCLGDGDVILTGEPRMKERPIGHLVDALRQGGAQIDYLEQENYPPLRLRGGYTGGDIEVDGSVSSQFLTALLMMAPLATRDTVISIKGDLVSKPYIDITLALMHSFGVSVENDNYQVFRIAGGQHYISPGNYLVEGDASSASYFLAAAAIKGGTVRVTGIGKNSVQGDIRFADVLEEMGAKITWGDDFIECSRGELHGIDMDMNHIPDAAMTIATTALFADAPTTIRNIYNWRVKETDRLSAMATELRKVGAEVEEGEDFIRVVPPAHLKAAEIGTYNDHRMAMCFSLVALSDTPVTILDPKCTAKTFPDYFQQFARLSQ, encoded by the coding sequence ATGCGGGATTCCCTGATTTTACAACCTATTGCACATTTTTCTGGTGAAATAAATTTACCGGGTTCCAAGAGCGTATCTAACCGTGCGTTACTGCTCTCGGCTCTTGCGAGTGGAACAACATGTTTACATAACTTGCTTGATAGCGATGATGTTCGCCATATGCTAACTGCGTTAAAGCAACTGGGCATTCATTTCCAATTATCCGATGGGCATACCCGCTGCGAAATTACGGGCAACGCGGGTGCCCTAAAAGCGCAAAGCGCGCTTGAACTATTTTTAGGTAACGCAGGAACGGCCATGCGCCCACTTGCAGCCGCGTTATGTTTGGGTGATGGGGATGTGATCCTCACCGGCGAGCCGCGTATGAAAGAGCGTCCGATTGGGCATCTGGTTGACGCGTTGCGTCAAGGTGGAGCCCAGATCGATTATCTGGAACAAGAAAACTATCCACCTCTGCGCCTGCGCGGTGGGTATACCGGCGGCGACATTGAGGTTGATGGTTCGGTCTCCAGCCAGTTTTTGACTGCGTTATTGATGATGGCACCGCTGGCCACGCGAGATACCGTTATCTCCATTAAAGGGGATTTAGTTTCGAAACCCTATATCGATATTACGCTGGCGTTGATGCACAGTTTTGGCGTTAGCGTTGAGAACGATAATTATCAGGTTTTCCGTATTGCTGGTGGGCAACACTATATTTCTCCGGGTAACTATCTCGTTGAAGGGGATGCGTCGTCTGCATCCTATTTCCTCGCCGCGGCTGCGATTAAAGGCGGCACTGTACGTGTGACCGGAATTGGCAAAAATAGTGTGCAAGGTGATATTCGTTTCGCTGATGTTCTGGAAGAAATGGGCGCAAAAATCACTTGGGGTGATGATTTTATTGAATGCTCTCGCGGTGAACTGCATGGCATTGATATGGATATGAACCATATTCCCGATGCGGCCATGACCATTGCCACCACCGCGCTGTTTGCCGATGCCCCGACCACTATCCGTAACATCTATAACTGGCGTGTAAAAGAGACCGACCGCCTATCCGCGATGGCCACTGAGTTGCGCAAAGTGGGCGCTGAAGTTGAAGAGGGCGAAGATTTTATTCGCGTTGTGCCTCCCGCACATTTGAAAGCCGCTGAGATTGGTACCTATAACGATCATCGCATGGCGATGTGCTTCTCATTGGTCGCGTTGTCGGATACGCCGGTAACGATCCTCGATCCTAAGTGTACGGCGAAAACCTTCCCAGATTATTTCCAGCAGTTCGCTCGGTTAAGCCAGTAG
- the cmk gene encoding (d)CMP kinase — translation MTAIAPVITVDGPSGAGKGTLCKALAESLGWCLLDSGAIYRVLALAALHHQVDITSEEALVPLAAHLDVRFVAQDGQLQVILEGEDVSNEIRTESVGSTASQAAAFPRVREALLRRQRAFREFPGLIADGRDMGTVVFPDAPVKIFLDASSEERARRRMLQLQEKGFSVNFERLLDEIKERDYRDRNRSVAPLVPAQDALMLDSTQMSIEQVIEKALAYAKQTLQLSAE, via the coding sequence ATGACGGCAATAGCTCCGGTAATTACCGTTGACGGGCCGAGTGGTGCGGGTAAAGGGACTTTGTGTAAAGCGTTGGCTGAATCTTTGGGCTGGTGTCTTTTAGACTCCGGCGCGATTTATCGCGTTCTTGCCCTGGCTGCGTTGCATCACCAAGTCGATATCACGTCAGAAGAGGCCTTGGTGCCATTGGCTGCACATCTTGACGTCCGTTTCGTCGCACAGGATGGGCAGTTACAAGTCATCCTTGAAGGCGAAGATGTGAGTAATGAAATTCGAACCGAATCTGTGGGCAGCACAGCCTCTCAGGCCGCCGCATTTCCGCGTGTAAGAGAAGCGTTATTGCGTCGTCAGCGTGCGTTCCGTGAATTTCCCGGTCTCATCGCCGATGGCCGTGATATGGGTACCGTGGTTTTCCCAGATGCGCCAGTTAAGATTTTTCTCGACGCGAGCTCGGAAGAGCGTGCTCGTAGACGCATGCTTCAGTTGCAGGAGAAGGGCTTTAGTGTTAACTTTGAACGCCTTTTGGACGAAATAAAAGAACGCGACTATCGCGATCGTAATCGTTCAGTGGCTCCGCTTGTTCCTGCGCAGGACGCGCTCATGCTGGATTCAACCCAGATGTCGATTGAACAAGTGATTGAAAAAGCACTGGCTTATGCCAAGCAGACATTACAACTTTCTGCCGAGTAG
- the rpsA gene encoding 30S ribosomal protein S1, producing MTESFAQLFEESLKTIETRPGSIVRGVVVAIDKDIVLVDAGLKSESAIPAEQFKNAQGELEIQVGDEVDVALDAVEDGFGETQLSREKAKRHEAWITLEKAYEEAATVTGVINGKVKGGFTVELNGIRAFLPGSLVDVRPVRDTLHLEGKELEFKVIKLDQKRNNVVVSRRAVIESENSAERDQLLENLQEGMEVKGIVKNLTDYGAFVDLGGVDGLLHITDMAWKRVKHPSEIVNVGDEITVKVLKFDRERTRVSLGLKQLGEDPWVAIAKRYPEGTKLTGRVTNLTDYGCFVEIEEGVEGLVHVSEMDWTNKNIHPSKVVNVGDVVEVMVLDIDEERRRISLGLKQCKSNPWQLFAETHNKGDRVEGKIKSITDFGIFIGLDGGIDGLVHLSDISWNVAGEEAVREYKKGDEIAAVVLQVDAERERISLGVKQLAEDPFNNYISMNKKGVIVTGKVTAVDAKGATVELADGVEGYLRASEASRDRVEDATLVLSVGDEVEAKFTGVDRKNRVVSLSVRAKDEADEKDAIAVVNNKQEDAPNFSNAMAEAFKAAKGE from the coding sequence ATGACTGAATCTTTTGCTCAACTCTTTGAAGAATCCTTAAAAACAATCGAAACCCGCCCGGGTTCCATCGTTCGTGGCGTTGTTGTTGCTATCGACAAAGATATCGTACTGGTTGACGCTGGTCTGAAATCTGAGTCTGCAATTCCAGCAGAACAGTTCAAAAACGCACAGGGCGAACTGGAAATTCAGGTAGGCGACGAAGTTGATGTTGCTCTGGATGCAGTTGAAGACGGCTTCGGTGAAACTCAGCTGTCCCGTGAGAAAGCTAAGCGTCATGAAGCTTGGATCACGTTGGAAAAAGCTTACGAAGAAGCTGCAACTGTTACCGGCGTTATCAACGGTAAAGTTAAGGGTGGCTTCACTGTCGAGCTGAACGGTATCCGTGCATTCCTGCCAGGTTCTCTGGTAGACGTTCGTCCGGTACGTGACACTCTGCACCTCGAAGGCAAAGAGCTTGAGTTTAAAGTCATTAAGCTGGACCAGAAACGCAACAACGTTGTTGTTTCTCGTCGTGCCGTTATCGAATCTGAGAACAGCGCAGAACGCGATCAGCTGCTGGAAAACCTGCAAGAAGGTATGGAAGTTAAGGGTATCGTTAAGAACCTGACTGACTACGGCGCATTCGTTGATCTGGGCGGTGTTGACGGCCTGCTGCACATCACTGATATGGCTTGGAAACGCGTTAAGCACCCAAGCGAAATCGTGAATGTGGGCGACGAAATCACTGTTAAAGTGCTGAAGTTCGACCGCGAACGTACTCGTGTATCTCTGGGCCTGAAACAGCTGGGCGAAGATCCATGGGTAGCTATTGCTAAGCGTTATCCAGAAGGTACCAAACTGACTGGTCGCGTGACTAACCTGACTGATTACGGCTGCTTCGTAGAAATCGAAGAAGGCGTTGAAGGTCTGGTTCACGTTTCCGAAATGGATTGGACCAACAAAAACATCCACCCATCCAAAGTTGTTAACGTTGGTGATGTTGTGGAAGTTATGGTTCTGGATATCGACGAAGAACGTCGTCGTATCTCCCTGGGTCTGAAGCAGTGTAAATCTAACCCATGGCAGCTGTTCGCAGAAACCCACAACAAGGGCGACCGGGTTGAAGGTAAAATCAAGTCTATCACTGACTTCGGTATCTTCATCGGCCTGGACGGTGGCATCGATGGCCTGGTTCACCTGTCTGACATCTCCTGGAACGTTGCAGGCGAAGAAGCAGTACGTGAATACAAGAAAGGCGACGAAATCGCAGCAGTTGTTCTGCAGGTTGATGCAGAGCGCGAGCGTATCTCCCTTGGTGTTAAACAACTGGCAGAAGATCCATTCAACAACTACATCTCTATGAATAAGAAAGGTGTAATTGTTACTGGTAAAGTAACTGCAGTTGACGCTAAAGGTGCTACAGTTGAATTAGCTGATGGCGTAGAAGGCTATCTGCGTGCTTCTGAAGCTTCCCGTGACCGCGTTGAAGATGCCACTCTGGTTCTGAGCGTAGGCGACGAAGTTGAAGCTAAATTCACTGGCGTAGACCGCAAGAATCGCGTTGTAAGCCTGTCTGTACGTGCTAAAGACGAAGCTGATGAGAAAGATGCAATTGCTGTTGTTAACAACAAGCAGGAAGATGCACCAAACTTCTCTAACGCTATGGCTGAAGCATTTAAAGCAGCTAAAGGCGAATAA
- the ihfB gene encoding integration host factor subunit beta, which yields MTKSELIERLASQQPHLPAKAVEDAVKEMLEHMATTLADGERIEIRGFGSFSLHYRAPRVGRNPKTGDKVELEGKYVPHFKPGKELRDRANIYA from the coding sequence ATGACCAAGTCCGAACTTATTGAAAGACTTGCTAGCCAGCAACCACATCTGCCTGCAAAGGCGGTTGAGGATGCAGTGAAAGAAATGCTTGAGCATATGGCAACAACGCTTGCTGACGGTGAACGCATTGAGATCCGTGGATTCGGCAGTTTTTCACTTCACTACCGTGCGCCTCGCGTCGGTCGTAATCCTAAAACTGGCGATAAAGTGGAACTGGAAGGTAAATACGTTCCCCATTTTAAACCTGGCAAAGAACTACGTGACCGGGCGAACATCTACGCTTAA
- a CDS encoding DNA internalization-related competence protein ComEC/Rec2, producing the protein MTWDEHIHCVALGCLPLMFLPSLPAKYVAYGVLSIALVFFYVCSGRFRKIAFVMLGLAWGIICAESVLAPLDDDISRTVKITGDVVSVTLGVVSPQDKVMFRVSKVNSQNVKDRFNITLYWNSERYPFCAGQRWTLTVALRPVHGRLNLGGYDAQRTSVSHHVVLQGMPTAYQRLSSGCDWRQQIISRSIKAIPDSSSKPILVALAFGERALLTREQNSLFRLNGLSHLLAISGLHIALAAMLGWCAARAIQLCFPLRWINPYFPMAMMMGVGWGYVWLAGANPPAIRVGVAMILIAGYGVWGKFIPPKKYLLNVVCLMVVWDPLVLLSDSFWLSVIVVSSLLFWYWLAPLPSSLQIQKRFFWLRLLHLQFGIAVCLMPVQIYLFHGISGSALWANFFSVPLVTYLVVPLILVGIGSCWWNDPLGAWHAAGYLLDMMQWGLSSGPSFWADISTGGLWVSLSLLTLFVINFSFSKAGLPLWCAVQAACYLWIFGAKESDDVDLRVHMLDVGHGLAVLIERRGNAILYDVGNKWDGGDIATSEIIPYLRWHGLVLDGMVISHSDSDHSGGRYSLSHAFPLAWVRSPDPRDFSCHIGSDWVWQGVRFTVLWPPRQIAAPKNNDSCVVMVVVGARKILLTGDIETEAETQLVQRWKKQLKADLLQVPHHGSNTSSSSLLLRTVEPKEAISSSARFSPWHFPSPKVTARYRNQSIHWHDTAHAGEVIMTAKTDNWRISELKTQLNPRWYHGWFGVRSHNE; encoded by the coding sequence ATGACATGGGATGAGCATATTCATTGTGTTGCGTTAGGTTGCTTGCCGTTAATGTTTCTGCCGAGCTTGCCCGCTAAATATGTAGCCTATGGGGTCTTGTCTATTGCACTGGTGTTTTTCTATGTTTGCTCTGGGCGTTTTCGAAAAATCGCATTTGTTATGCTGGGACTGGCATGGGGGATCATTTGTGCTGAGAGTGTATTAGCACCTTTGGACGATGATATTTCTCGGACCGTCAAAATAACGGGAGACGTCGTTAGCGTAACGCTTGGCGTCGTTTCGCCACAGGATAAGGTAATGTTCCGCGTTTCTAAGGTTAATAGCCAAAATGTGAAAGATAGATTCAATATCACCTTATATTGGAACTCAGAGCGTTATCCATTTTGTGCAGGGCAACGGTGGACGCTAACCGTTGCCCTGCGGCCCGTTCATGGGCGTCTTAACCTGGGTGGGTACGATGCACAACGAACATCAGTGAGTCATCATGTCGTTTTGCAAGGCATGCCGACGGCTTATCAACGTTTGTCTAGTGGGTGTGATTGGCGACAACAGATTATAAGCAGATCGATAAAAGCGATACCGGACTCATCATCTAAACCCATTCTCGTCGCATTGGCTTTTGGTGAAAGAGCGCTGCTCACGCGTGAGCAGAATTCACTTTTTCGCTTAAATGGTTTGTCTCATTTGCTCGCCATTTCGGGGCTGCACATCGCTTTGGCGGCGATGCTGGGCTGGTGTGCTGCAAGGGCGATACAGCTATGTTTTCCTCTCCGTTGGATTAATCCCTATTTTCCAATGGCAATGATGATGGGTGTTGGCTGGGGTTATGTATGGCTTGCAGGCGCCAATCCTCCAGCCATTCGGGTTGGCGTTGCGATGATACTTATCGCTGGTTATGGCGTTTGGGGAAAATTTATCCCCCCCAAGAAATATCTGCTGAATGTGGTCTGTCTCATGGTGGTTTGGGATCCACTTGTGTTGCTGTCTGACAGCTTTTGGCTATCTGTTATTGTAGTTTCAAGCCTTCTGTTTTGGTATTGGCTTGCGCCATTGCCCTCATCATTACAAATACAAAAGCGATTCTTTTGGCTCAGGTTATTACATCTGCAATTTGGTATCGCTGTGTGCCTGATGCCCGTACAAATTTATTTGTTTCATGGCATTAGCGGGAGTGCGCTGTGGGCCAATTTTTTTTCCGTGCCTTTGGTGACTTATCTTGTTGTACCGCTGATTTTAGTGGGCATTGGTTCCTGTTGGTGGAACGACCCGTTAGGTGCATGGCACGCAGCAGGATATCTGCTAGATATGATGCAATGGGGATTATCAAGCGGGCCCTCGTTCTGGGCAGATATTAGCACTGGCGGGCTCTGGGTAAGCTTGAGTCTCTTGACCCTGTTTGTTATTAACTTTTCTTTTTCTAAAGCAGGGCTGCCGCTTTGGTGTGCTGTTCAAGCCGCGTGTTATCTTTGGATATTCGGTGCTAAAGAAAGTGATGATGTTGACCTGCGCGTTCATATGCTGGATGTCGGGCACGGGCTGGCGGTGCTTATCGAACGTCGCGGTAATGCAATTTTGTATGATGTGGGTAATAAATGGGATGGCGGAGATATTGCCACCAGTGAAATTATTCCTTACTTGCGGTGGCATGGGTTGGTGCTGGATGGCATGGTTATTAGCCATAGCGACTCAGACCATAGCGGTGGGCGGTATTCTCTCAGTCATGCGTTTCCACTCGCTTGGGTGCGAAGCCCGGATCCTCGCGATTTTTCCTGCCATATTGGCAGCGATTGGGTCTGGCAAGGCGTGCGTTTTACCGTGCTTTGGCCACCTCGTCAGATTGCTGCCCCGAAAAATAATGACTCTTGTGTCGTCATGGTTGTAGTGGGGGCGCGTAAAATTCTGCTCACTGGCGATATTGAAACTGAAGCGGAAACTCAACTGGTACAGCGATGGAAAAAGCAGCTTAAAGCCGATCTTTTGCAGGTGCCACATCATGGCAGCAATACCTCGTCGAGTAGCCTTTTACTGCGTACGGTTGAGCCAAAAGAAGCGATAAGTTCCTCGGCTCGATTTTCTCCGTGGCATTTTCCTTCACCTAAAGTGACTGCGCGTTATCGCAATCAAAGTATTCATTGGCATGATACAGCACACGCTGGAGAGGTCATAATGACGGCAAAAACAGATAATTGGCGAATAAGTGAACTAAAAACGCAATTAAATCCACGTTGGTATCACGGTTGGTTTGGCGTAAGGAGTCATAATGAGTAA
- the msbA gene encoding lipid A ABC transporter ATP-binding protein/permease MsbA produces the protein MLNDKDLSTWQTFRRLWPSISPFKAGLIVASVALVINAGSDAYMLSLLKPLLDDGFGKTGSDILKWMPFVVIGLMIVRGISGFISSYCVSWVAGKVVMNMRRRLFSHMMGMPVSFFDQQSTGTLLSRITYDSEQVASSSSDALITVVREGASIIALFCMMFYYSWQLSLILIVIAPVVSIAIRMVSKRFRNISKNMQNTMGTLTTSAEQMLKGHKEVLIFGGQEVESKRFDKTSNWMRQQNMKMVAASSVSDPIIQLIASFALAFVLYAASIPSVMDTLSAGTITVVFSSMIALMRPLKSLTNVNAKFQRGMAACQTLFAILDLEQEKDTGKLEVKRAKGDVEFRDVTFSYNNKGAPALKNVSFKIPANKTVALVGRSGSGKSTIANLLTRFYDIQEGEILLDGHDLREYTLSSLRNQVGLVSQNVHLFNDTIANNIAYARNEVYSREQIEEAARMAYAMDFIDKMDNGLDTVIGENGVLLSGGQRQRIAIARALLRDSPVLILDEATSALDTESERAIQSALDELQKNRTSLVIAHRLSTIEKADEIIVVEDGYIAERGDHATLLAKNGAYAQLHRLQFGQ, from the coding sequence ATGCTGAATGACAAAGATCTTTCGACCTGGCAAACATTTCGTCGCTTATGGCCATCGATCTCTCCTTTCAAGGCAGGACTGATTGTTGCGTCAGTCGCACTCGTAATTAACGCGGGTAGCGATGCCTACATGCTCTCCTTGTTAAAGCCATTATTGGATGATGGTTTTGGCAAGACAGGGTCCGATATTCTGAAATGGATGCCATTCGTCGTTATTGGATTGATGATCGTACGCGGGATTTCTGGTTTCATCTCCAGCTATTGCGTCTCTTGGGTGGCCGGCAAGGTGGTAATGAATATGCGTCGTCGCTTGTTCAGCCATATGATGGGAATGCCGGTTTCCTTCTTTGACCAACAGTCGACCGGTACGCTGCTATCACGAATCACCTATGACTCTGAGCAGGTTGCCTCTTCGTCATCGGATGCATTGATTACGGTTGTGCGTGAAGGTGCTTCAATTATTGCATTGTTCTGTATGATGTTTTATTACAGCTGGCAGCTCTCTCTGATTCTGATTGTTATTGCTCCTGTGGTTTCAATCGCGATTCGCATGGTGTCAAAGCGTTTTCGTAACATCAGTAAGAATATGCAAAACACAATGGGCACACTGACCACTAGCGCGGAACAGATGCTAAAAGGTCATAAAGAAGTACTGATCTTTGGTGGGCAGGAAGTTGAGAGCAAGCGTTTTGACAAAACCAGTAACTGGATGCGTCAGCAGAATATGAAGATGGTCGCTGCGTCTTCTGTTTCAGATCCCATTATTCAGTTGATTGCCTCCTTTGCCCTTGCTTTCGTGCTGTATGCAGCAAGCATCCCATCGGTAATGGATACACTGTCTGCTGGTACAATTACCGTAGTGTTCTCTTCGATGATTGCATTAATGCGTCCACTGAAGTCCCTGACGAACGTCAACGCTAAGTTCCAACGCGGTATGGCAGCATGTCAAACGCTGTTTGCGATTTTGGATCTCGAACAGGAAAAAGACACCGGTAAGCTGGAAGTTAAACGTGCTAAAGGTGATGTTGAGTTCCGTGATGTTACTTTCAGCTATAACAATAAAGGCGCCCCTGCGCTGAAAAACGTGAGCTTTAAAATTCCTGCCAATAAAACCGTGGCCCTCGTTGGGCGTTCAGGTTCCGGCAAATCAACGATTGCAAATCTGTTGACGCGTTTTTATGACATTCAAGAGGGCGAGATCCTGCTGGATGGGCATGACCTACGTGAATATACGCTGAGTTCTCTACGTAATCAGGTTGGCTTGGTTTCGCAAAATGTTCACCTCTTCAACGATACCATTGCGAACAATATCGCCTATGCACGTAATGAAGTTTATAGCCGTGAGCAAATCGAAGAAGCAGCTCGTATGGCATATGCGATGGACTTCATTGATAAAATGGACAACGGTTTAGACACCGTCATTGGCGAAAACGGCGTATTGCTGTCGGGTGGGCAGCGTCAGCGTATCGCTATTGCTCGTGCGTTGCTGCGCGATAGTCCGGTTCTTATTTTGGATGAAGCTACATCCGCGCTAGATACCGAGTCTGAACGTGCGATTCAGTCCGCGCTAGATGAATTACAGAAAAACCGTACTTCGTTGGTTATTGCTCACCGCTTATCAACTATCGAAAAAGCCGATGAAATTATCGTGGTTGAAGATGGGTATATCGCCGAGCGTGGCGATCATGCAACGCTATTGGCGAAGAATGGGGCGTATGCTCAGTTGCATAGGTTGCAATTCGGGCAATGA
- the lpxK gene encoding tetraacyldisaccharide 4'-kinase — MIERIWSGQSPLYLLLLPLSWLYGLVSGIRQLFYRIGWLKSWKAPCPVVVVGNLTAGGNGKTPVVIWLVEQLQTRGFRVGVVSRGYGGRSDHYPLLLNSETSTAQAGDEPVLIYQRTGASVAVAPKRSDAVKALLQHAPVDVIITDDGLQHYALARDVELVVVDGVRRFGNGWWLPAGPMRERVGRLRRVDAVITNGGKAAVGEIPMTLAGRILVNIHTGERCAADGLAPAVAMAGIGHPPRFFATLSQLGTQVVNTVAFADHQEYDLKTLSALTPKGQPLLMTEKDAVKCRKFAQPNWWYLPVNAEIPAEQGNELLAKITSLIKINP, encoded by the coding sequence ATGATTGAGCGCATCTGGTCTGGGCAATCGCCTTTATACCTGCTCCTGTTACCGCTCTCTTGGCTGTATGGCTTAGTGAGCGGTATCCGCCAATTATTTTATCGCATAGGCTGGTTAAAAAGCTGGAAAGCACCTTGCCCAGTTGTTGTGGTCGGTAACTTAACTGCGGGTGGCAACGGTAAAACCCCCGTGGTTATTTGGTTGGTTGAACAGTTACAGACCCGTGGTTTTCGCGTGGGTGTCGTGTCGCGTGGCTATGGTGGGCGCTCGGATCATTACCCTCTATTATTGAATAGTGAAACGTCAACGGCGCAAGCGGGAGACGAACCTGTTCTCATCTATCAACGAACGGGGGCTTCAGTTGCCGTTGCTCCTAAGCGTAGCGATGCAGTAAAAGCTTTACTTCAGCATGCCCCAGTAGACGTCATCATCACCGATGACGGCCTACAGCATTACGCGCTTGCGCGTGATGTTGAGCTGGTTGTTGTGGATGGCGTTCGTCGTTTTGGCAATGGTTGGTGGTTACCTGCAGGGCCTATGCGAGAGAGAGTAGGGCGTTTGCGGCGCGTAGATGCGGTTATCACTAATGGTGGGAAGGCTGCCGTTGGCGAAATACCCATGACGCTGGCTGGACGTATTTTAGTGAATATACATACTGGTGAACGCTGTGCTGCCGATGGTTTAGCTCCGGCTGTTGCAATGGCGGGAATAGGGCATCCTCCTCGCTTTTTTGCCACGCTGAGCCAATTGGGTACGCAAGTAGTCAACACAGTCGCGTTTGCCGATCACCAAGAATATGATCTGAAGACATTAAGTGCGTTGACACCGAAAGGGCAGCCGTTGTTAATGACTGAAAAAGACGCAGTAAAATGTCGCAAATTTGCTCAACCTAATTGGTGGTATCTGCCAGTTAATGCAGAAATTCCGGCTGAACAAGGGAATGAATTGTTAGCAAAAATTACGAGCTTGATTAAAATTAATCCTTAA